The segment CAACTTCCCGGGGGCGAAGTCGAGAGGAGCGGTGGCCAGCCGGAGTTTATTGAGCCCCTGGCGCGAGCGGGCGTGGCCGCCGGCGTGGACGGGCTTTTTTTGGAGGTGCACGACGCCCCGGCTGCCGCCCTCTCCGACGGGACCAGTGCATTGCCTCTTGGCCAGTTGCGAGGTCTGCTGGGGAAGCTGGTGGAGTTGGGCCGAACCGTGCGTGGCTGGGAGCGAGGGCAGTGAGGGAATGACCCCAGTGGCGGAAGGCCTCTCTTCCCTGTGCCCGAGAACGGCACGGTTAAGGCCGTGGCCTGAGAAGAAAGCAGGCAATGCCAAAGTCCAAAGCTAAAATCGCACGACGGGCGAAAGAAATCAAGCTGCTGCTGATGGATGCGGACGGCGTGCTGACTGACGGCCGCATTTACCTTGTGCCTCTTAGCGAGGGGAGGGTGGCGGAGGCAAAGGTCTTTCACTCGCTGGACGGAGCCGGTCTGAAGCTGATCCGACGAGCTGGCATCCGAACCGGGGTGATTACCGGCCGGCGCTCGGAGGCTATGGAACGGCGGGCACGCGAGTTGAAGATGGATTTTGTGAGCCAGGGTGTAGAAGACAAGACGAAGGCGCTCGGCGAGATTTTGCGGACGAGCGGGGTGACGCCAAAAGAGGTGGCCTATGTGGGGGACGATCTGGGCGATTTGGGGCCGATGAAGATTGTGGGTTTGCCCATGGCGGTGCCCAACGCGGTTCCAGAGGTAAGACGGGCGGCCGCCTACGTAACTCGTCTGGCAGGCGGGCAGGGAGCCTTGCGCGAAGTGGTCGAGCTAATTCTCCGAAGCCAGGGGAAGTGGAATAGGCTTGCGGCAGCGCTGTCGGGCCAGGATTCCAGGGGCCGCCTGCGCTAACGCTGGCGGGGTACAGGGTTGCTTTCCAGAATGATTTTCGCTTATGCTCAGACGCAGAGCGGGAGTAGTTCAGCGGTAGAACGCGAGCTTCCCAAGCTCGATGTCGCGGGTTCGATTCCCGTCTCCCGCTCCAAGGTCTATTTCTCGGGCTTCGGCTCTTCGCCAAACTTCTTCCCGACCATCGCAAGGTACCGATCAATCGTCGCCGTATGGCCGATGATGAAACGAGACACAAAGCGAAAGATCGGATTATAAACCTCGCCGTTCTCCATCACCGTAACCCTGCTGCCAGGATCGAATTTTTCGCGCTCAATAGTCCAACTGCCGCCGAACGGGAGGCTCTTATCGGCGATCCGCCTTACCAACCGGTGGGGCGGGATGGCCTCGACGGTCTCCAGTGTCATAACCTCTCCATTTTTGAAGACCTCGCGCCACAAGGCATGGCCGTTCACATCAGGGAGTTGTTCCACACGGGCCAAGTCGGAGCGCCAGGACGGCTCGGCGGGGTGGTTTGTCAAGAACTCCCAAAGCGTCTCTGGCGATTGGTTAAAGCGCACGGTGCGAGAAGCGAGGTGGTTCTTGGGGAGAAGGGCACCAATAAGGGCAACAACGGCAATGAGACCCACCGAAACGGCGACTGCAATCAAGACCCATTTTTTCATGGTTGGCTCCTCATGGAGACGGCTGCACGCGGTTCGGTGGCTGTGGTCATCTCCACTATCCGCTGGGGGAGACTGGAGAAGGATGGAACCGCGAGATCATACATTCGAAGCTCGAAAAGGGAAACGCGAAAGTCGAAAAGCGTCCGCCAGCGGATAACCCGGACAGGATTGCGGATGGAATTCTGCTGGGGACACGGTATCGATTGCAAAGCGATGGTTGCCCTCAGGGGTGCTGCCTTGTGATTTCACACACGAGATTTCAGGGTGGCTAAGGTTTGTTATCAGGCCGGGGTTCGATCGAGAAATCGAAGCCGCGGTCGCGGTTCATCTGCACCGTGGTATCGAGATCCACGAGGTCAAGCGGGACGGAGTTGAGGGCGCCGTAGGAAGTAACGTAGTAGATACGACCGTTCTGGATGCGGTAGTCGGTGAGACCGTAGATGGAATGATCCTTGAAGACGAGCAAGAAAAGAGGAGGAGAAGGTCGAGGTGCGGGATTGTAACCGGCTTGCGACCCTGGAGCAAAATTTGAGGCCACAAATTCGGTCGCAGCCAGCCTGCCAGGAGGCGAATCGTCAAGGATAAGGCCATTGTCGAAAAGAAAGGGCGAGCCGTTGATAAAGCCCGGGGTGAAGAAGACGATGCAGGTGGGGAAGAATGGGACGAACGGGAAAAAGGAATGGCGCCGGTGATGGAAGAAGAAGCCCTGTGAAACGAGAGGACCACCGAAGAAGCAGTGGCGGCAGGGGGAGAAGAAGGCATTAAAATGGAAAGCAAAAAAGTTCTGATGGGGGAAGCGTGTAAAAGGAAAGTCGCGATTAACGACAGCGGAATGGAAAGAGTCAAAGCCCAACCCGGGCGGGACAAAGGTGGTGATGCCACTGAATCCGGTCACTTGCGTCTGGGAGGGCAGAATGGTTCCGCCAGGATGCGCGGCAAAGATCCCAGAAGGGGCGCCGGCAAAGGAGCGCGAGGGAGCAGGCCGCGCTGCGAACTGGCGGGTGGAATGGGCACCGGGAGCTGGAACGCCTGAAAATCCCTGATGGCGAGAAAAAGCGCGAGGAGCGGAGAGGTGACCACGACTCTGGCTGCCAAGCGCCTGGCCGCCGGGGCGACCGCCGGAGCCCGTTATCCCACTGAAGCCCCGCCCCGAACCTTGACCGCTGGCGGGAGAGGCGGTCAGGAAAAGGAGTAAAGCGAGGGAGGATGCCAAAAATATCTTGCGCATCGCTGGCCTCCCGAGACGATTAGAGTGTGGCAGCGACGTGGAGCGTATGTCGAGTGAAGGAACCCCGCTCGAGTGTCGCCTGCCTTACAAGGGCCAGTAATAGCCCGGACCTACACGTAGATTATGATGCAAAGCGCGCGAAAAGCAAGACGGCACGGCTGAGCCGAGAAGAGCTTGCGCCGCGGCAAGAGGAATGATGTTGCGATGGCGGGCGAAGACGTCAGCCATGAAATAGCCGCCGACGAAGGTCAAAGGCAGCAGAACCGGATTTGGCCAATGAAAGGATGCAAAGAGGATTGCGATAAGGAAGGAAGAGAGACGGCGGTTTACCACCAGGAAAATCAGCCGGTTGTTAAAAAAGGATTGGAGGCCGAACTGCTGAAAGAGGCACCAAGCAAAGTAACGTCCCAGGCGGTGAAGTCCGGCCGAGTCAAGTGATGGAAGGTGGAGCGTGCCGAGCAGCGCGCCGACAACGACCTGAGCGCCAAGGAGGAGAAGAGTGGGCAAGAGAATAGCCCGGATGGCCGGCCAAAACATGAGGTGAGTGGTGCCCAGGGTAGCACCAGAGTCGTGATGAACGAGAATGGTCAGGAGGATAAACACAAGGATGTAAGCCGCGGAGAAGGGATAGCGGAACTGAAATTTCCAGATATAGAGGAGAAGGGCAACGTAAATGATCAGCAGCTCAGCGGCCACCAGGAGCTTCGAATGGCGGGCCTTTGTCAGAGGAACCGTAAGGTTAGTTCCGAGCATGGGAGGAATACCATTTGCGCAAGATCGCTTCGGCCGGTTTCCCCACCGGCGTATAGGAAGCGTCCGTCAGCCCGCCGCTACGGCCATGGGAAGGCCACTTCCACCAGAACATACCAGCAAACGAGGGACGTTCGAAGAAGGCACGGAAAATGGTCTCGTGGCA is part of the Candidatus Acidiferrales bacterium genome and harbors:
- a CDS encoding HAD family hydrolase, with translation MPKSKAKIARRAKEIKLLLMDADGVLTDGRIYLVPLSEGRVAEAKVFHSLDGAGLKLIRRAGIRTGVITGRRSEAMERRARELKMDFVSQGVEDKTKALGEILRTSGVTPKEVAYVGDDLGDLGPMKIVGLPMAVPNAVPEVRRAAAYVTRLAGGQGALREVVELILRSQGKWNRLAAALSGQDSRGRLR
- a CDS encoding SRPBCC family protein; amino-acid sequence: MKKWVLIAVAVSVGLIAVVALIGALLPKNHLASRTVRFNQSPETLWEFLTNHPAEPSWRSDLARVEQLPDVNGHALWREVFKNGEVMTLETVEAIPPHRLVRRIADKSLPFGGSWTIEREKFDPGSRVTVMENGEVYNPIFRFVSRFIIGHTATIDRYLAMVGKKFGEEPKPEK
- a CDS encoding CPBP family glutamic-type intramembrane protease; amino-acid sequence: MAAELLIIYVALLLYIWKFQFRYPFSAAYILVFILLTILVHHDSGATLGTTHLMFWPAIRAILLPTLLLLGAQVVVGALLGTLHLPSLDSAGLHRLGRYFAWCLFQQFGLQSFFNNRLIFLVVNRRLSSFLIAILFASFHWPNPVLLPLTFVGGYFMADVFARHRNIIPLAAAQALLGSAVPSCFSRALHHNLRVGPGYYWPL